The following proteins come from a genomic window of Mycobacterium sp. DL:
- a CDS encoding AAA family ATPase, translating into MTLTERGHELDLLATRAADAYAGRGGAVTVCGESGAGKTSFVEEFVAGLTDGRRVLWGICDPLSTPRPLGPLHDLAHEFSPATQELLRSSNLPYDIFVAVFEELRSRPSVLVLDDLQWADQGTIDLLRFLLRRAPQSHLLIVGIVRDDEVSVTHPLRGLLGDVARSAHAQSVVVPALSAAAVATLIGDRDIDPQRLHTLTGGNAFFVSEMLDHHGTDLPPTVRDAILARTAGLDVPAWDLLNLLTCAPGSIPDHLLTDLGVTLPALRSLHEARLIRRDARGVAFRHDLCRRAVSSVIPPGAEPGLHRRFIDAHARASQSDPAVLTHHAIGAGDAKLIASAATDAARAAARSGAHTQACEFFRIALEQGGMLTRTTEAELLESLATECYLVDRLDDAIAACHRALRIRRELRAPVTVSANQHSLAIYEWYNGNRALADGHVRDAIATLEGDAARGESARPLQLGHTYVTQAFLAIQSSRLDVATQTLCHAAHLASEVEDPALTVRVRLTECFAEILAGDRTARDRLLSVLSGGPSHIDDVYSTGYTNLTYFDVEQRRLGEAAHLLDVSIPLMIEHDLPICRMVQLGSRSRLNLLRGDWDGALADADSVLDSPSAPLARTWPLLIHGVVSLRRSGDDAGGIDRAWELACRFGELVRVLPVAAAIAERHWLTGIEDPRLDECRTLLDSSPREGLEWARGELAMWLQRIDSAVSVTGVAEPYDLLIGGGFAAAAEVFERQSTPYEAALALVDSGDSRLVRRGLDALDRLGADAVAAKVRFSLRAAGVATIPAPRRATTLTNPAGLTTRQVEVLRLLQDGLTNAELAERLYLSVKTVDHHVSAILTKLNVTKRRDAVRRAREVGILA; encoded by the coding sequence GTGACGCTCACCGAGCGCGGGCACGAACTCGACCTGCTTGCGACCCGGGCGGCCGACGCCTACGCCGGCCGCGGCGGCGCGGTGACGGTGTGCGGCGAGTCGGGTGCGGGCAAGACGTCGTTCGTCGAGGAGTTCGTCGCCGGGCTGACCGACGGCCGGCGTGTGCTCTGGGGCATCTGTGACCCGTTGTCCACCCCGAGGCCGCTTGGCCCACTTCATGATCTGGCACATGAGTTCAGCCCCGCCACGCAGGAGCTGCTCCGCAGCAGCAACCTGCCGTACGACATCTTCGTCGCGGTTTTCGAGGAGCTCCGCAGTCGGCCGTCCGTGCTGGTCCTCGACGATCTGCAGTGGGCCGACCAGGGCACCATCGACCTGCTGCGGTTCCTGCTGCGTCGTGCCCCGCAGTCACACCTTCTGATCGTCGGGATCGTGCGCGACGACGAGGTCAGTGTGACCCACCCGCTGCGTGGGCTGCTCGGAGATGTGGCGCGCTCCGCTCATGCGCAGTCAGTGGTCGTGCCTGCGCTCAGCGCGGCCGCAGTCGCCACCCTGATCGGCGACCGCGACATCGACCCGCAACGGCTGCACACGCTGACGGGCGGCAACGCGTTCTTCGTCTCGGAGATGCTCGACCATCACGGCACCGACCTACCCCCCACGGTGCGCGACGCCATCCTGGCCCGCACGGCCGGTCTGGACGTCCCCGCCTGGGATCTTCTCAATCTGCTGACGTGCGCGCCCGGTTCGATCCCGGACCACCTCCTCACCGATCTCGGCGTCACCCTGCCCGCGCTTCGTTCCCTTCACGAGGCGAGGCTGATCAGGCGGGACGCCCGTGGTGTGGCCTTCCGCCACGACCTGTGCCGACGTGCGGTGTCCAGCGTCATACCGCCGGGCGCCGAACCCGGTCTGCACCGCCGGTTCATCGACGCACACGCCAGGGCGTCACAATCCGACCCGGCGGTGTTGACCCATCACGCGATCGGGGCGGGCGATGCGAAGCTGATCGCCTCAGCGGCTACCGATGCGGCGCGGGCTGCCGCCCGTTCCGGCGCCCATACACAGGCATGCGAGTTCTTCCGTATCGCCCTCGAGCAAGGCGGAATGCTCACCCGTACAACCGAAGCCGAATTGCTGGAGTCATTGGCTACCGAGTGCTACCTCGTCGACCGACTCGACGACGCGATCGCTGCCTGCCACCGGGCCCTGCGGATCCGCCGAGAGCTGCGGGCGCCCGTCACGGTCAGCGCGAACCAGCATTCGCTCGCAATCTACGAGTGGTACAACGGCAATCGCGCCCTTGCTGACGGCCATGTCCGCGACGCCATCGCCACGCTCGAGGGCGACGCCGCCCGAGGGGAATCGGCCCGGCCCCTCCAGTTGGGACATACCTACGTCACCCAGGCTTTTCTGGCCATCCAGTCCAGCCGACTCGACGTGGCGACGCAGACGCTCTGCCACGCCGCACACCTCGCTTCCGAAGTCGAGGATCCTGCCCTGACGGTACGAGTCCGTCTCACAGAGTGTTTCGCAGAGATCCTGGCCGGCGATCGGACGGCCCGCGATCGCCTTCTCTCTGTGCTGTCGGGTGGGCCCAGCCACATCGACGACGTGTACTCGACCGGCTACACCAACCTCACCTACTTCGACGTCGAGCAACGCCGACTCGGGGAGGCCGCCCATCTGCTCGACGTCAGCATCCCGCTGATGATCGAGCATGACCTTCCCATCTGCCGCATGGTGCAACTCGGTTCTCGCAGCAGGTTGAACCTTCTGCGCGGCGACTGGGACGGCGCGCTCGCCGACGCCGACAGTGTCCTGGACAGTCCCAGCGCACCGTTGGCGCGGACGTGGCCACTGCTGATTCACGGGGTCGTCTCGCTGCGCCGGAGCGGTGACGATGCGGGGGGCATCGACCGGGCGTGGGAGTTGGCGTGCCGCTTCGGCGAACTGGTGAGGGTGCTGCCGGTCGCGGCGGCGATCGCCGAACGACACTGGCTCACCGGCATCGAGGATCCGCGTCTGGACGAGTGCCGGACACTGCTCGACAGTTCGCCACGGGAAGGGTTGGAATGGGCGCGCGGCGAACTGGCGATGTGGTTGCAGCGCATCGATTCCGCTGTGTCGGTCACAGGTGTCGCGGAGCCGTACGACCTGCTGATCGGAGGTGGTTTCGCAGCGGCCGCCGAGGTGTTCGAGCGCCAGTCGACGCCGTACGAGGCTGCGCTGGCACTCGTGGATTCCGGTGATTCCCGGCTGGTGCGTCGTGGGCTGGACGCGCTTGACCGGCTCGGCGCCGACGCCGTAGCCGCCAAGGTGCGGTTCAGCTTGCGCGCGGCGGGCGTCGCCACGATTCCCGCCCCCCGGCGCGCGACGACCTTGACGAACCCGGCGGGCCTGACGACACGTCAGGTCGAGGTGTTGCGGCTGTTGCAAGACGGCTTGACCAATGCCGAACTGGCCGAGCGGCTATACCTCTCCGTCAAGACCGTCGATCACCACGTATCGGCGATCCTCACCAAACTGAACGTGACGAAGCGGCGCGACGCCGTACGTCGCGCAAGGGAGGTGGGCATCCTCGCCTGA
- a CDS encoding DUF4242 domain-containing protein, whose amino-acid sequence MQRFLIERDMPGAAELTDEQLAEVARKSNATAESLGVEYSWITSYVAGDKVYCIHDADSEDTVREHSRRAGFPVTAVTPVANEFGPNSA is encoded by the coding sequence ATGCAACGCTTTCTGATCGAACGCGACATGCCCGGCGCCGCGGAGCTGACCGACGAGCAGCTTGCAGAGGTCGCCCGCAAATCCAATGCCACAGCAGAGTCGCTGGGCGTGGAGTATTCGTGGATCACCAGCTACGTCGCCGGTGACAAGGTGTACTGCATCCACGATGCCGACAGTGAGGACACGGTCCGCGAACACTCTCGCCGCGCCGGGTTCCCGGTGACCGCGGTGACACCCGTCGCCAACGAATTCGGCCCGAACAGTGCCTGA
- a CDS encoding SRPBCC family protein, with protein MTEEAQNPLTVTRDTTASLDAVWDALADGWTYSQWVVGNSRMRAVDRNWPEPGSQIHHSIGLWPLVINDTTTVEACTPREELVLLAKTRPFGAARITLRLSALPAGGCRIEMAEVPASVPLKWLPDSVGLAAAWPRNRECTWRLAALVERRDLDAAG; from the coding sequence ATGACCGAGGAAGCGCAGAATCCACTGACCGTCACCCGTGACACCACGGCGTCGCTCGACGCGGTGTGGGATGCGCTCGCAGACGGCTGGACCTACTCGCAGTGGGTGGTGGGGAACAGCCGGATGCGGGCCGTGGACAGGAACTGGCCCGAGCCGGGCAGCCAGATCCACCATTCGATCGGGCTGTGGCCCTTGGTCATCAACGACACCACCACGGTGGAGGCGTGCACGCCGCGCGAGGAACTCGTGTTGCTGGCCAAGACCCGCCCCTTTGGGGCCGCGCGGATCACGCTGCGGCTCAGCGCCCTTCCTGCCGGGGGCTGTCGAATCGAAATGGCCGAGGTCCCGGCCAGCGTGCCGCTGAAGTGGCTGCCCGACTCGGTTGGTCTCGCGGCCGCCTGGCCGCGGAACCGCGAATGCACCTGGCGGCTCGCGGCTTTGGTGGAGCGGCGCGACCTCGACGCTGCGGGCTGA
- a CDS encoding SpoIIE family protein phosphatase produces MAEVSPESSSTAEVFAAGGAVGRDHAQVNWAATPLGTPELWPQSLQTAVSILLSTRFPMWMAWGPELTFFCNDAYRRDTLGRKYPWALGRPASEVWAEVWSDVSPRVERVLSTGEATWDTSLLLLLQRSGYPEETYHTFSYSPLRDDDARVVGMLCVVSEDTLQVIGERRMATLRDLGSDPSVVRNESEILSFAGRQLRQNLRDLPFTLTYLFDDAGDARLVGTSGIPAGHPVAPEVQTAGGGGRWPMDAPANGESVLVDLGAAAYPDLPTGDWSEPPSQALVVPLLQQGGSPSGFLVAALNRYRPLDEGYRGFVTLVAGHIAAGIGLARSYRVQQRRAEELAELDRAKTTFFSNVSHEFRTPLTLILDPVAELRQAEDVGERTRQELDVVWRNGLRLTKLVNTLLEFSRIEAGRTQARYEPVDLATTTAELAGVFRSAVERAGLRLAVDCPSLGEPVYIDRDMWEKVVFNLLSNALKFTFEGAISIDARREAHHAVIVFSDSGIGVSADEIPRLFERFHRIENARARSHEGSGIGLALVKELVGLHGGTIEAESTEGVGTSFTVRLPFGTAHLPDDAVVAPSTQTGPGSNTAETYVQEALRWSTTDEASEQVDGAPGLPGNARTTGRPVRVLIADDNADMRDYLTRLLRADGYAVHAVADGQQALDSVRVTPPDIVISDVMMPRLDGLELVAALRADRRTSAVPVLLLSARAGQEASIGGLQAGADDYLVKPFAAAELLARVRGNVELARLREHHSQWRSALVDSLQEAFFVCDEDGAVIEINAAFTDILGFGVDGLPYPPLHPWWPSAHGDSEAHRQFTDAFGQLMEQASGSLAAVPVTHRDGHRLWVNATFSHTADPVTGRQVTVGTLRDVTAERYVVQRQTALASLNERLVQADTLDDAVQGAADVLCRVWDARRVRAVTFPSPHSGSGPVPQLLFAGEGSADWQGLPPRTREAVTSLRDGELLVPVTGVPGEAAIALQHPQGVLVVLIELDDQRPFTSEEHTLLTVLAGRLGQGLQRVHQVDQQRETALALQHAILGPAVSAGFAVRYQPAASPLQVGGDWYDVVDLDDGRIGLIVGDCVGHGLAAAAVMGQLRSAARALLLERPSPAAALSAVDRFAARIPAARCTTAFCAVLDPETGDLAYSCAGHPPPILVRPDRTRVLLEDAQSVPLGLATDRPRPEAHTTMGPRSTLLLYTDGLVERRSEAIDDGIARAAEVMEGHGEGTLEDLAALIMTRLAPDDGYQDDVALLLYRQPAPLEMQLAPDVGELAPSRAALRGWLTRAGLNSEQTLDVLIATGEALANAIEHGHRHSSTDTASRVTLRATAVADQLDVTIVDTGTWKTPVEAAHRGRGIALMRGLMHDVSIEPQAGGTTVHMRSRIV; encoded by the coding sequence ATGGCTGAGGTGAGTCCCGAGAGCTCGTCCACAGCGGAGGTTTTTGCAGCCGGGGGTGCCGTCGGACGCGATCACGCGCAGGTGAATTGGGCGGCGACCCCGCTCGGCACGCCTGAGCTGTGGCCGCAGAGCCTGCAGACGGCAGTGAGCATCCTGCTGTCCACACGGTTTCCGATGTGGATGGCCTGGGGCCCGGAGTTGACGTTCTTCTGCAACGACGCGTATCGCCGCGACACCCTGGGGCGCAAGTACCCGTGGGCACTGGGACGACCGGCCAGCGAGGTGTGGGCCGAAGTCTGGAGCGATGTCAGCCCACGCGTGGAACGGGTCCTGTCGACAGGAGAGGCCACGTGGGACACCTCCCTGCTGCTGCTTCTCCAGCGCTCGGGCTATCCGGAGGAGACCTACCACACCTTCTCCTACAGCCCGCTGCGCGACGACGATGCCCGGGTCGTCGGCATGCTCTGTGTTGTCAGCGAAGACACGCTGCAGGTGATCGGCGAGCGGCGCATGGCCACCCTGAGAGACCTGGGCTCCGACCCGAGCGTGGTGCGCAACGAAAGCGAGATCCTGAGCTTCGCCGGCCGGCAGCTCCGTCAGAATCTACGTGACCTGCCCTTCACGCTGACCTATCTGTTCGACGACGCCGGCGACGCGCGCCTGGTCGGTACCAGTGGGATCCCGGCGGGCCATCCGGTAGCGCCGGAGGTCCAGACGGCGGGCGGCGGCGGCCGCTGGCCGATGGACGCACCGGCGAACGGGGAGTCGGTGCTCGTCGACCTCGGCGCAGCGGCCTACCCCGATCTGCCGACCGGAGACTGGAGTGAGCCGCCGTCGCAGGCGCTCGTCGTTCCCCTTCTGCAGCAAGGCGGTTCCCCCAGTGGGTTCCTGGTGGCGGCACTGAATCGGTATCGCCCGCTGGATGAGGGGTACCGCGGGTTCGTGACCCTCGTCGCCGGGCACATCGCCGCCGGCATCGGGCTGGCCCGCAGTTACCGCGTTCAGCAGCGGCGAGCAGAGGAACTCGCCGAGCTCGACAGAGCCAAGACGACCTTCTTCTCCAACGTCAGTCACGAGTTCCGCACCCCGCTCACACTGATTCTCGATCCCGTCGCCGAGCTGCGCCAGGCCGAGGATGTCGGGGAACGAACACGCCAGGAGCTCGACGTGGTGTGGCGCAACGGGTTACGCCTGACGAAGTTGGTCAACACGCTTCTGGAGTTCTCACGCATCGAAGCCGGTCGAACGCAGGCACGCTACGAGCCTGTCGACCTCGCCACCACCACCGCCGAGCTCGCGGGCGTCTTCCGGTCAGCGGTCGAGCGCGCGGGTCTCAGGCTCGCGGTGGACTGCCCCTCGTTGGGCGAACCGGTCTACATCGACCGCGACATGTGGGAGAAGGTGGTGTTCAACCTGCTGTCCAACGCGCTGAAATTCACCTTCGAGGGCGCCATCTCGATCGACGCGCGACGTGAAGCGCACCATGCGGTGATCGTGTTCTCCGACAGCGGGATCGGTGTGTCCGCCGACGAGATTCCCCGGCTCTTCGAGCGGTTCCACCGTATCGAGAACGCCCGGGCGCGCTCGCATGAGGGAAGCGGGATCGGGCTCGCGCTCGTCAAGGAACTGGTCGGGTTGCACGGGGGAACCATCGAGGCCGAGAGCACCGAGGGGGTGGGGACCAGCTTCACCGTGCGGTTGCCCTTCGGGACCGCGCATCTACCGGACGATGCCGTCGTCGCGCCGAGCACACAGACCGGGCCGGGCAGCAACACCGCTGAAACCTACGTGCAGGAAGCGCTGCGGTGGAGCACCACCGACGAGGCATCCGAACAGGTCGACGGCGCGCCAGGCTTGCCGGGCAACGCCCGCACAACCGGGCGGCCGGTGCGGGTGCTGATCGCCGATGACAATGCCGACATGCGCGACTATCTGACCCGACTGCTGCGAGCCGACGGATACGCGGTGCACGCCGTCGCCGATGGACAGCAGGCGTTGGACAGCGTCCGTGTCACTCCGCCCGACATCGTGATCAGCGACGTGATGATGCCGCGACTGGACGGCCTGGAGTTGGTGGCGGCATTGCGCGCCGACCGTCGCACCTCCGCGGTGCCGGTGCTGCTGCTGTCCGCCCGCGCCGGCCAGGAGGCATCCATCGGCGGTCTACAGGCCGGTGCCGACGACTACCTGGTCAAGCCGTTCGCCGCGGCCGAACTGCTCGCCCGGGTGCGCGGCAACGTCGAACTCGCACGGTTGCGCGAGCACCACTCGCAGTGGCGCTCCGCCCTTGTCGATTCGCTGCAGGAAGCCTTCTTCGTCTGCGACGAGGACGGCGCCGTCATCGAGATCAACGCCGCGTTCACCGACATCCTCGGCTTCGGCGTCGACGGTCTGCCCTATCCGCCACTGCATCCGTGGTGGCCGTCGGCGCACGGCGACTCCGAAGCCCACCGGCAGTTCACCGACGCTTTCGGTCAGCTGATGGAACAGGCGAGCGGCAGCCTGGCTGCGGTCCCGGTCACGCATCGCGACGGCCATCGGCTCTGGGTCAACGCCACCTTCAGCCACACCGCCGATCCCGTCACCGGTCGCCAGGTCACGGTCGGGACCCTGCGGGACGTCACCGCCGAACGGTACGTCGTACAGCGCCAGACGGCGCTGGCGTCGCTCAACGAGCGGCTCGTCCAGGCCGACACCCTCGACGACGCGGTCCAGGGTGCGGCGGACGTGCTGTGCCGGGTGTGGGATGCGCGGCGGGTGCGGGCGGTGACATTTCCTTCGCCGCACTCCGGAAGCGGGCCCGTCCCGCAGTTGCTCTTCGCCGGAGAGGGATCCGCAGATTGGCAGGGTCTACCACCGCGCACGCGGGAGGCGGTCACGTCGCTTCGTGACGGCGAACTGCTGGTCCCCGTCACAGGGGTGCCCGGTGAAGCCGCGATCGCTCTGCAACACCCCCAAGGCGTGCTGGTGGTGCTCATCGAACTCGACGACCAACGGCCCTTCACGTCGGAGGAACACACCCTGCTCACCGTGCTCGCCGGGCGCCTCGGTCAGGGCCTGCAGCGCGTACACCAGGTCGACCAGCAGCGGGAGACGGCCCTGGCGCTGCAGCACGCGATCCTCGGGCCCGCGGTGTCCGCCGGTTTTGCGGTGCGCTACCAGCCCGCAGCCAGTCCGCTGCAGGTGGGCGGCGACTGGTACGACGTGGTGGATCTCGACGACGGTCGGATCGGGCTGATCGTCGGCGACTGCGTCGGTCACGGCCTGGCGGCCGCGGCGGTCATGGGCCAACTCCGCAGCGCTGCCCGTGCACTGTTGCTGGAGCGTCCCAGCCCCGCCGCCGCACTGTCGGCTGTTGACCGGTTCGCAGCGCGGATCCCGGCCGCACGATGCACGACGGCGTTCTGCGCGGTGCTCGATCCGGAAACAGGTGACCTTGCGTATTCGTGTGCGGGGCATCCACCGCCGATCCTGGTGCGGCCCGATCGCACCCGCGTCCTGCTCGAGGATGCGCAGTCGGTGCCACTCGGGCTGGCCACGGACCGACCCCGACCCGAAGCACACACCACCATGGGGCCGCGGTCCACGTTGCTGCTCTACACCGATGGTCTGGTGGAGCGCCGCAGTGAAGCGATCGACGACGGTATCGCCCGCGCCGCCGAAGTTATGGAGGGTCACGGCGAGGGGACCTTGGAGGACCTGGCCGCGTTGATCATGACGCGGTTGGCGCCCGACGACGGATACCAGGACGACGTCGCGCTGCTGCTGTATCGCCAGCCCGCACCGCTGGAGATGCAATTGGCACCCGACGTCGGCGAGCTCGCCCCCAGCCGGGCGGCGCTGCGGGGCTGGCTGACCCGGGCCGGTCTCAATTCCGAGCAGACCCTCGACGTGCTGATCGCCACCGGGGAGGCGCTGGCCAACGCCATCGAGCACGGCCACCGGCACTCGTCGACAGACACCGCGAGCAGGGTGACCCTGCGGGCGACCGCGGTGGCGGACCAGTTGGATGTCACCATCGTCGACACCGGCACCTGGAAAACTCCGGTCGAGGCCGCCCACCGCGGTCGGGGCATCGCCCTCATGCGGGGCCTGATGCATGATGTGTCGATCGAACCGCAGGCCGGCGGCACGACGGTACACATGCGCTCAAGGATTGTTTGA
- a CDS encoding STAS domain-containing protein: MVTPLGLTTDSRDDGSLVVRATGELDLSNIDMFSEALTDARKASADHHQLTIDLSGVDYLDSRAISVLFDHAENVEITVNPILMPVLKISGLTEVATVRPAP, translated from the coding sequence ATGGTCACACCGCTGGGCTTGACGACCGACAGCCGAGATGACGGATCGCTTGTCGTCCGCGCGACGGGCGAGCTCGACCTGAGCAACATCGACATGTTCTCCGAAGCCTTGACCGACGCAAGGAAGGCAAGTGCTGATCATCACCAGCTCACTATTGATCTCAGCGGCGTCGACTACCTGGACAGCCGCGCGATCAGCGTGCTGTTCGACCACGCCGAGAACGTCGAGATCACAGTGAATCCGATCCTGATGCCCGTCCTGAAGATCAGTGGCCTCACCGAGGTGGCCACAGTGAGGCCCGCCCCATGA
- a CDS encoding proteasome protein, with the protein MTVVLAVLCANGIVVASDSQITDPGRGLSYPAQKLHALGEHAAWGGSGSRAVLYDIEQIFNDEADAVVEAKNLGHALQSRVLPVLKHHYENFISEVPGQEAAGTPATYVLAAGYSGDEPFIIDLDPNGLIGHHEETGFQAIGSGAPMAQQAHALLAHFQMAERDVDYGVVAALRVLDALDASSPSVGGPMDICRITPEGATHLSPDEVEDVRRQVQRWVELEHRALDELFG; encoded by the coding sequence ATGACTGTTGTCCTTGCCGTGCTGTGCGCCAACGGAATCGTGGTGGCATCCGATTCGCAGATCACCGATCCGGGCAGGGGGCTGTCCTATCCGGCGCAGAAGCTGCACGCGTTGGGCGAGCACGCCGCCTGGGGCGGCAGCGGATCCCGTGCGGTGCTCTACGACATCGAGCAGATCTTCAACGATGAAGCCGACGCTGTCGTCGAGGCCAAGAACCTCGGGCACGCACTGCAGTCCAGGGTGCTGCCGGTGCTCAAGCATCACTACGAGAACTTCATCTCCGAGGTGCCCGGCCAGGAAGCGGCCGGCACTCCGGCCACCTACGTCCTCGCCGCCGGCTACTCCGGGGACGAACCGTTCATCATCGACCTCGATCCGAACGGACTGATCGGGCACCACGAGGAAACCGGATTCCAGGCGATCGGCAGTGGAGCCCCGATGGCTCAGCAGGCCCACGCCCTGCTCGCGCACTTCCAGATGGCGGAACGTGATGTCGACTACGGCGTGGTGGCCGCGCTTCGGGTGCTCGACGCGCTGGACGCCTCGTCACCCAGCGTCGGAGGTCCGATGGACATCTGCCGGATCACGCCGGAGGGCGCGACGCATCTCAGTCCCGATGAGGTCGAGGACGTTCGACGGCAGGTGCAGCGATGGGTCGAACTCGAACACCGGGCGCTCGACGAACTGTTCGGTTAG
- a CDS encoding hemolysin III family protein has product MDDDLPQVVADTITDFLHTPRARGWIHLYSAATAIVAGAALVPVAWLTVSPKAGLATLIYAVGIVAMFGISAAYHRVDWKSPATEKWMMRIDHSVIFVFIAASYTPFAMLAMPPHTGAQALTMVWSGAAAGVVLKMFWPSAPRWVGLPLYLLLGYSAIWFAGTLVDGAGWPVVALLILGGVLYNIGAICYGLRWPNPWPQTFGHHEFFHAFTAAAALCHYFAAWGLII; this is encoded by the coding sequence ATCGACGACGATCTGCCCCAGGTCGTCGCCGACACCATCACCGATTTCCTCCACACCCCGCGCGCCAGGGGCTGGATTCACCTCTACTCGGCCGCCACCGCGATCGTGGCCGGGGCGGCACTGGTGCCGGTCGCCTGGCTCACGGTGTCACCCAAGGCCGGGCTCGCCACCCTGATCTACGCCGTCGGCATCGTGGCGATGTTCGGCATCAGCGCTGCGTACCACCGCGTCGACTGGAAGTCTCCGGCGACGGAGAAGTGGATGATGCGCATCGACCACTCGGTGATCTTCGTGTTCATCGCCGCCAGTTACACGCCCTTCGCGATGTTGGCGATGCCGCCGCACACCGGCGCGCAGGCCCTGACCATGGTGTGGTCGGGCGCGGCCGCCGGCGTCGTCCTCAAGATGTTCTGGCCGTCGGCCCCGCGCTGGGTCGGGCTACCGCTGTACCTGCTGCTGGGCTACTCCGCGATCTGGTTCGCCGGAACGCTGGTCGACGGCGCAGGGTGGCCGGTGGTCGCACTGCTGATCCTCGGCGGCGTGCTCTACAACATCGGCGCCATCTGTTACGGCCTACGCTGGCCGAATCCGTGGCCACAGACTTTCGGCCACCACGAGTTCTTCCACGCTTTCACCGCAGCGGCGGCGCTGTGCCACTACTTCGCGGCCTGGGGCCTGATCATCTAA